One window of Saccharicrinis carchari genomic DNA carries:
- a CDS encoding alpha-2-macroglobulin family protein has translation MLLKNIMRPLFLFACLLLFGCGQKTKEVQQLHKVKYNPKVAAFTSGMVSNRAEIIVRFSEHIAEAQAGKPASTSIMKLTPSVKGDFYWNDNQTLAFKAKERMKGGTVYKVQVKLKQVFKDSAEDFEFTFQTLSQNIRLDMGQVSPYQNTDLSDNKLGGTLVLADDADINQVHKVITARQKGEELEVEWLAPATANNYPFLLHHIKRSSSPSTVQIRVSGEPISVDLNESKKIRIPSINDFELLACKTVFEPRQAIEISFTDPLNPTQDLSGLVELDNNTFFTSEIDNNILNLYPNTSMTGDVKVTIHPGIENILGIKNKAKETALLTFTSNKPQVEFLGKGTILPESSGLTIPFKAVSLKEVQVQIIKIYENNIASFLQQNSLDGNSQLKRAGRLVLKKTIPLNTDRTLDLNKWNTFSIDLDRLIMVDRGAIYRVELHFARRNAIYPCADEDTEDDTAPLTNPDEITDLEMAYYDGPYGYSYYDQDYYYYGSWNERDDPCKKAYYHNRRFASRNILASNIGIIAKKGTDKAMVVALTDLRTTEPLANAEVEIYNYQNQLITSAKSNNEGFIRLDVTRQPFLLIAKYQNQRGYLRLDEGSSLSLSRFDVSGQTIDKGLKGYIYGERGVWRPGDTLFVSLILEDRDNKLPGNHPVVFELSNPNGQLVKRLVSSDGVNNMYLFKVDTQDDAPTGNWQARFLVGGTAFNKTLKVETVKPNRLKIDMDFGTDMISVAKPTIQADMEVKWLHGAVAKNLKTIVTATLTSMPTHFKGYKNFSFDDPSRSFSSEEITFFEGKTDAEGRANILGNLEASDQAPGMLRASFRTRVFEQSGDFSIDRFSIPYSPYTSYVGIKTPEGDKRGMLLTDKRHTVEVATVDSEGNPISKSGLKYVVYKVNWRWWWESGSDNLARYVSSSSQDVVHTGTLSTRDGKGSFDFKIEHPAWGRYLIRVFDRASGHVCGKTVYIDWPGYATKPLGDNPEAASMLTLSASEEKYSVGQKAEVNFASAEGGRALVSIENGTSIIREYWVSTQKEFTAFNFEVTKEMTPNIYVHVTLLQPHAQTANNLPIRMYGVTPLLVEDAQTHLKPIIDMPETLEPEQKVKIKVSELNGMPMTYTIAMVEDGLLDLTRFKTPAPWNHFYAREALGVRTWDIYNQVIGAYGGQVEKVFSIGGDEDILQQQNDPNANRFKPVVKVFGPFELKKGGSKTHEFMMPQYIGSVRTMVVARNERTYGNAAKTTPVKKPLMVLATLPRVLGPGETVKLPITVFAMRKDIKKVELSVETNNLLSVIESNKRTVTFNKEGDKVVPFTLQIPEMLGVGRVKIIARSGSETATDEIEIQVRNPNPPRVTSISKMLKRNESGSIPYALIGMEGTNKATIEVSSIPPVDFGRRLKYLLRYPHGCSEQISSIAFPQLFLENVMELDDNTRAYTEKNIKAAISRLATFINTDGGFAYWPGHTKANDWGTSYAGHFLLEAEKKGFSLPINFKNKWVNYQTRQANKWTYSDKEKYKQLNQAYRLYTLALAEKPNKSAMNRMRNIASLTSNARWRLAAAYALIGQKEVAAELIENQSVEVADRSDYFYYSYGSATRDQAMILETLVLLNRMNTAAPLMKEIAEQLSSQRWMSTQTTAYSLMAISKLAGNAGSSRVAYSYHGTGISKEKISSDKPVNQIELAATIPTKGEVTFENHADGVMFARLILEGTPFKSDSVSESANLKMSVKYTTLAGEPIDVSNLPQGTDFMAAVTLTHPGQLSRYTDMALTQIFPSGWEIRNTRMEDTPSVFEVSTPDYRDIRDDRVYTYFDLGRNQSLTFVVLLNATYQGRYYLPSVSCQAMYNNQIAARKAGRWVQVVGQE, from the coding sequence ATGCTACTCAAAAACATTATGCGTCCCCTCTTTTTATTTGCTTGCCTGTTACTATTCGGATGCGGACAAAAAACCAAAGAAGTGCAGCAGCTTCACAAAGTAAAGTACAACCCTAAAGTTGCTGCTTTTACCTCAGGTATGGTATCCAACCGGGCCGAGATTATAGTTCGCTTTTCGGAGCATATAGCGGAGGCCCAAGCGGGTAAACCCGCCTCAACGAGCATAATGAAGCTAACACCATCGGTAAAAGGAGATTTTTATTGGAATGATAATCAAACACTTGCATTTAAAGCAAAGGAGAGAATGAAAGGGGGTACCGTTTATAAGGTACAAGTAAAATTGAAGCAGGTATTTAAGGACAGCGCCGAGGATTTTGAGTTTACTTTCCAAACCCTAAGCCAAAACATTAGGTTAGATATGGGGCAGGTATCGCCGTACCAAAACACAGACCTATCCGACAATAAGCTGGGTGGCACACTTGTTTTAGCCGATGATGCCGATATCAATCAAGTACATAAAGTGATTACGGCCAGGCAAAAAGGCGAAGAATTAGAGGTGGAATGGCTGGCACCGGCCACAGCTAATAATTATCCCTTTTTACTGCATCACATTAAGCGCAGCAGCTCACCCAGCACTGTGCAAATAAGGGTGAGCGGTGAACCCATTAGTGTAGATTTAAATGAATCTAAAAAAATTAGAATCCCCTCTATCAATGACTTTGAGTTGCTTGCCTGCAAAACGGTTTTCGAGCCCCGGCAAGCCATCGAAATTTCTTTTACTGACCCCTTGAACCCTACGCAGGACCTATCCGGATTGGTAGAGTTGGACAACAACACTTTTTTTACTTCCGAAATAGATAACAACATCCTTAATCTGTATCCCAATACCTCTATGACCGGCGATGTGAAGGTGACTATACATCCCGGTATCGAAAACATATTGGGTATCAAAAACAAGGCAAAAGAAACGGCTCTGCTCACTTTTACAAGCAACAAACCCCAGGTAGAATTTTTGGGCAAAGGCACCATTCTTCCGGAATCATCGGGTTTAACAATCCCTTTTAAAGCGGTTAGTTTAAAAGAAGTGCAGGTTCAGATTATAAAGATATATGAGAACAATATTGCTTCCTTTCTGCAACAAAATTCCCTCGACGGAAATAGCCAGTTAAAACGAGCCGGCCGGTTGGTGCTTAAAAAAACCATTCCTCTCAATACCGACCGAACCCTGGATCTGAATAAATGGAACACTTTTTCCATCGATCTGGATAGATTGATAATGGTGGATAGAGGTGCTATTTATAGAGTGGAACTTCACTTTGCCCGCCGCAATGCCATCTACCCCTGTGCCGATGAAGATACGGAAGATGATACAGCACCCCTGACCAATCCCGACGAAATTACCGATTTGGAAATGGCCTATTACGATGGCCCTTATGGATATAGCTACTACGACCAGGATTACTATTATTATGGCAGTTGGAACGAAAGGGACGACCCCTGCAAAAAAGCCTATTACCATAACAGGCGCTTTGCCTCGCGAAACATCCTGGCCTCCAACATCGGCATCATTGCCAAAAAAGGTACTGACAAGGCGATGGTAGTGGCTCTTACCGATCTAAGAACTACAGAGCCATTGGCCAATGCGGAGGTGGAAATTTACAATTACCAGAATCAGTTGATAACATCGGCAAAAAGCAACAATGAGGGGTTTATCAGATTAGATGTAACCAGGCAACCTTTCTTGCTAATAGCCAAATACCAAAACCAAAGGGGATACCTACGTTTAGATGAAGGCTCTTCCCTCTCGCTAAGCCGTTTCGATGTATCCGGGCAGACCATCGATAAAGGGTTGAAGGGCTACATCTACGGCGAACGTGGCGTATGGCGACCCGGTGATACCTTGTTCGTTTCTTTAATTTTAGAAGACAGGGACAACAAACTGCCCGGGAACCACCCCGTAGTCTTTGAGCTCTCCAATCCCAACGGCCAGTTGGTTAAACGCCTGGTAAGCAGCGATGGCGTAAACAATATGTACCTGTTTAAGGTAGATACGCAGGATGATGCCCCCACCGGGAATTGGCAAGCCCGCTTTCTGGTGGGCGGAACGGCCTTTAATAAAACGTTGAAGGTGGAAACGGTGAAGCCTAATCGTCTAAAAATTGATATGGACTTTGGTACGGACATGATTTCAGTGGCCAAACCCACTATCCAAGCCGATATGGAAGTGAAATGGCTGCACGGCGCCGTGGCGAAAAATTTAAAAACCATCGTTACCGCCACTTTAACATCCATGCCAACACATTTCAAAGGATATAAAAACTTCTCCTTCGACGATCCAAGCCGTTCATTCAGCAGTGAAGAAATTACCTTTTTTGAAGGGAAAACAGATGCCGAGGGACGGGCCAACATACTGGGCAACCTGGAGGCGAGCGACCAGGCACCGGGCATGTTAAGGGCTTCGTTCCGAACTCGTGTTTTTGAGCAGAGCGGCGATTTTAGTATTGACAGGTTCTCCATCCCGTACAGCCCTTACACATCGTACGTGGGTATTAAAACACCCGAGGGCGATAAGCGCGGCATGCTGCTCACAGATAAAAGGCATACGGTGGAAGTGGCCACCGTGGATAGTGAGGGGAACCCCATATCCAAAAGCGGATTAAAGTATGTTGTCTATAAAGTCAACTGGCGCTGGTGGTGGGAGTCGGGCTCCGACAATCTGGCGCGTTATGTTTCTTCTTCTTCCCAGGATGTGGTGCACACAGGCACCCTGAGCACCCGGGATGGCAAGGGCAGTTTCGACTTTAAAATAGAGCATCCCGCCTGGGGGCGTTACCTCATCCGGGTATTCGATAGGGCCAGCGGACACGTATGCGGCAAAACCGTTTATATAGATTGGCCGGGATATGCCACGAAACCCTTGGGCGACAACCCCGAAGCGGCATCCATGCTCACGCTCTCTGCTTCCGAAGAAAAATACAGTGTAGGCCAAAAAGCAGAAGTTAATTTTGCCTCAGCCGAAGGCGGAAGGGCTTTGGTGAGCATTGAGAATGGCACAAGCATCATCCGAGAATATTGGGTAAGCACGCAGAAGGAGTTTACGGCTTTTAATTTTGAGGTGACCAAGGAAATGACACCCAATATTTATGTGCATGTTACACTGTTGCAGCCCCACGCCCAAACGGCCAATAACCTGCCCATACGCATGTATGGCGTAACGCCATTGCTGGTTGAGGATGCCCAAACCCATCTGAAACCCATCATTGATATGCCCGAAACGCTTGAGCCCGAGCAGAAGGTGAAAATTAAAGTGAGCGAACTAAATGGTATGCCCATGACCTATACCATTGCCATGGTGGAAGATGGCCTGTTGGATTTGACACGCTTTAAAACTCCTGCGCCCTGGAATCATTTTTATGCACGCGAGGCATTGGGCGTGCGCACCTGGGATATATACAACCAGGTGATAGGCGCCTATGGCGGTCAGGTAGAAAAAGTGTTCAGCATAGGTGGCGACGAGGATATACTACAACAGCAAAACGACCCCAATGCCAACCGTTTTAAGCCCGTGGTAAAAGTGTTTGGCCCCTTTGAACTGAAAAAAGGCGGAAGCAAGACCCATGAATTTATGATGCCCCAATACATCGGCTCTGTGCGCACCATGGTGGTAGCCCGCAACGAGCGGACGTACGGCAACGCAGCAAAAACCACACCCGTCAAAAAGCCTTTGATGGTACTGGCCACCCTGCCTCGGGTATTGGGTCCGGGCGAAACAGTTAAGCTGCCCATCACAGTATTTGCTATGCGTAAGGATATTAAAAAAGTAGAACTGAGCGTTGAAACCAATAATTTGCTCAGCGTAATAGAAAGTAATAAACGAACCGTTACTTTTAATAAGGAAGGAGATAAGGTTGTACCTTTTACCTTGCAAATACCAGAAATGCTGGGTGTGGGCAGGGTTAAAATAATAGCCCGGTCGGGTTCGGAAACGGCAACAGACGAGATAGAGATACAGGTGCGTAACCCCAATCCGCCGCGTGTTACGTCCATCAGTAAAATGCTTAAAAGAAACGAGAGCGGCAGCATCCCCTACGCGCTGATTGGCATGGAAGGTACTAACAAGGCTACCATCGAGGTGTCATCTATCCCTCCGGTGGATTTTGGGCGGAGGCTAAAATACCTGCTACGCTACCCACACGGTTGCTCCGAGCAAATAAGCAGCATCGCCTTTCCGCAGCTGTTCCTCGAAAACGTGATGGAGCTCGACGACAACACCCGGGCGTATACCGAAAAGAACATTAAAGCAGCCATTAGCCGTCTAGCCACATTTATAAATACCGATGGTGGCTTTGCCTATTGGCCGGGCCATACCAAGGCCAACGATTGGGGAACATCCTATGCCGGCCATTTTTTGTTGGAGGCTGAAAAAAAAGGATTTAGCCTGCCCATCAACTTTAAAAACAAATGGGTTAATTACCAAACAAGGCAAGCCAACAAGTGGACTTATTCGGACAAAGAAAAATACAAGCAACTGAACCAGGCTTATCGTTTATATACCCTGGCCCTGGCCGAAAAGCCCAACAAGAGCGCCATGAACCGGATGCGAAACATTGCCTCACTTACCTCCAATGCCCGATGGCGATTGGCAGCGGCCTACGCTCTTATTGGACAAAAGGAGGTGGCTGCCGAATTGATAGAAAATCAAAGCGTAGAGGTGGCGGACCGATCTGATTACTTTTATTACTCCTACGGCTCTGCAACACGCGACCAGGCCATGATATTAGAAACGCTCGTCCTGTTGAACCGAATGAATACGGCCGCTCCGCTGATGAAGGAGATAGCCGAACAGCTGAGCTCACAACGTTGGATGAGTACGCAGACCACCGCCTACTCACTCATGGCCATTAGTAAGCTGGCAGGCAATGCCGGTAGCTCCCGGGTTGCTTACTCCTATCATGGAACGGGCATCAGCAAGGAAAAAATATCATCGGACAAACCCGTAAACCAAATTGAGTTAGCGGCTACCATCCCGACCAAAGGTGAAGTAACATTCGAGAACCACGCAGACGGCGTGATGTTTGCCCGCCTGATATTAGAGGGTACCCCTTTTAAGAGCGATTCCGTAAGCGAAAGTGCCAACCTTAAAATGAGTGTAAAATACACCACGCTGGCCGGCGAGCCCATCGATGTAAGTAACCTGCCCCAGGGAACCGATTTTATGGCGGCGGTCACCCTTACGCACCCCGGCCAACTGTCGCGGTATACCGATATGGCTCTGACACAGATTTTCCCCTCGGGCTGGGAGATAAGAAACACCCGCATGGAAGATACGCCATCCGTTTTTGAGGTCAGCACGCCCGATTACCGTGATATTCGCGACGACCGTGTTTATACCTATTTCGATCTGGGCCGTAATCAAAGCCTTACTTTTGTGGTATTGCTCAACGCCACTTACCAAGGACGATATTACCTGCCCTCGGTATCGTGCCAGGCCATGTACAACAACCAGATAGCTGCCCGTAAGGCAGGTCGGTGGGTACAGGTTGTGGGGCAGGAGTAG
- a CDS encoding 4Fe-4S dicluster domain-containing protein — MGLDSMKKNEPDNSKGKNSRRDFMRKLGLIGAAASTGAVVTGFSPAPGDDEEYVKVLTADNKLVEIPKSQVKQVKLDTEVLQSRGRVGIAGKRWVMVIDLAKCRNARECIKGCQEHHHLHPYQYHINTLVMQDNPQSAPYNMPKPCMHCDNPPCVSVCPVDATFKRQDGLVLIDNERCIGCRFCMAACPYSVRVFNWEKPFHDQLYKEEPMEYDVEANVPQRKGTITKCLFSADCLRGGELPTCVRACPNGVFYFGDENEDAVTNGTTRETVILSELLEKNAGYRLMEELGTKPRVYYLPPKDRVFETPEKPDNHHS; from the coding sequence ATGGGTTTGGACAGTATGAAAAAGAATGAGCCGGATAATTCAAAGGGGAAGAATTCCCGGCGGGATTTTATGCGAAAGCTTGGATTGATAGGGGCAGCGGCCTCAACGGGAGCAGTTGTAACAGGTTTTTCACCTGCACCCGGTGACGATGAGGAATATGTGAAAGTACTTACAGCCGATAATAAGCTGGTAGAGATTCCCAAATCACAGGTGAAGCAGGTAAAGTTAGATACCGAGGTTTTACAGTCGCGCGGACGCGTGGGTATTGCTGGCAAGCGTTGGGTCATGGTTATTGATTTGGCCAAATGCCGGAATGCACGCGAATGCATTAAAGGCTGCCAGGAACACCATCATTTGCACCCTTACCAATATCATATTAATACCCTTGTGATGCAGGATAACCCGCAATCGGCACCGTACAACATGCCCAAGCCCTGCATGCATTGCGATAATCCACCCTGTGTATCCGTATGTCCGGTAGATGCTACCTTTAAACGGCAGGACGGTCTGGTGCTTATTGACAACGAGCGTTGTATTGGATGTAGGTTCTGTATGGCGGCCTGTCCGTATTCTGTGCGTGTGTTCAATTGGGAAAAACCTTTTCACGATCAGTTGTACAAAGAGGAGCCCATGGAATATGACGTGGAAGCCAATGTTCCGCAGCGCAAAGGTACCATTACCAAATGCTTGTTCAGTGCGGATTGTTTACGCGGTGGTGAGCTGCCTACCTGTGTTAGAGCCTGCCCCAACGGTGTTTTTTACTTTGGCGACGAAAATGAAGATGCCGTAACCAACGGAACGACCCGGGAAACGGTGATATTGAGTGAATTGTTAGAGAAAAATGCAGGGTACAGACTAATGGAGGAGTTGGGAACCAAGCCACGTGTGTATTATCTGCCGCCTAAAGACAGGGTATTCGAAACACCTGAGAAACCGGATAATCATCATAGCTAA
- a CDS encoding c-type cytochrome, protein MNKFFLTLIICTCAVLKLSAQADWVVPAEHQGKLSPVQFTESMQQSGADIFAAQCQVCHGMPGQGNFNAMLVPSPGDPASQQFQRNTDGAMFYKISEGRATMPSFKSALSKADIWSVISYVRSFNPTYVQETAEKIETNIPEGTLLSLGLRYDENKKAVEVKLTGTLNQSTNPVGGVAIQLEAKRYFGNLTLGDAKNTNKEGLAYFPWDGTLPGDSLGNVHLIAQIEQSEAYGEVKAEKTLAIGKVNDKPALNKERAMWNTVDKAPLWIIIGFSGAVVTAWFFIFYVLFMVRKVYVLGKEPIADDQKVI, encoded by the coding sequence ATGAACAAGTTTTTTTTAACCTTAATTATTTGTACTTGTGCTGTACTTAAATTATCAGCGCAAGCAGACTGGGTAGTGCCCGCCGAGCATCAGGGCAAGTTGAGCCCGGTGCAGTTTACTGAATCCATGCAACAGTCGGGAGCTGATATTTTTGCGGCACAATGCCAGGTTTGTCATGGCATGCCGGGACAGGGCAATTTTAACGCCATGCTCGTTCCATCACCCGGCGACCCTGCTTCGCAACAGTTTCAGCGCAATACCGATGGTGCCATGTTTTATAAAATCAGCGAGGGACGGGCCACGATGCCATCTTTTAAAAGTGCTTTAAGCAAAGCGGATATATGGAGTGTTATATCGTATGTGCGTAGTTTTAACCCCACCTACGTTCAGGAAACAGCCGAGAAAATAGAAACCAATATACCTGAAGGAACACTTTTATCCTTGGGGCTGAGATACGATGAAAATAAAAAGGCAGTGGAAGTTAAGTTGACCGGAACTTTAAACCAAAGCACGAATCCCGTGGGTGGGGTGGCTATTCAATTAGAAGCCAAAAGGTATTTCGGTAATTTGACCTTGGGGGATGCAAAAAATACCAACAAAGAGGGCTTGGCTTATTTTCCCTGGGATGGCACTTTGCCCGGCGATAGCTTGGGTAATGTGCACCTGATTGCACAAATAGAACAATCCGAAGCTTATGGCGAAGTAAAAGCAGAAAAAACGCTGGCCATAGGTAAGGTGAACGACAAGCCCGCCTTAAACAAGGAAAGAGCCATGTGGAATACCGTGGACAAAGCGCCGCTTTGGATTATAATCGGCTTTAGCGGTGCGGTTGTAACAGCTTGGTTCTTTATATTCTATGTGCTTTTTATGGTGCGAAAAGTATATGTGTTGGGTAAAGAACCGATAGCTGACGACCAAAAGGTAATATAA
- the ccoS gene encoding cbb3-type cytochrome oxidase assembly protein CcoS has protein sequence MNILYLLVGVSLLAALVFLGVFIWAVKSGQYEDTYSSSVRILFDDEDLSDDDNETQAEEDKNEVDK, from the coding sequence ATGAATATACTTTATTTATTGGTAGGGGTAAGTTTATTGGCGGCACTGGTTTTTTTGGGCGTGTTTATCTGGGCCGTAAAATCAGGCCAGTACGAAGATACTTATTCATCATCGGTGCGCATATTATTTGATGATGAAGATTTATCGGATGATGACAACGAAACGCAAGCCGAAGAAGATAAAAACGAAGTTGACAAGTAA
- the nrfD gene encoding NrfD/PsrC family molybdoenzyme membrane anchor subunit — protein sequence MSDHNTKINKEKLDKIATDVLKPVGFNNAFVNWMLFLTMALLACIYAYIIQYNKGLVVTGMRDMVSWGMYIANFVFFVATALVGMLISGVIGLLGYQWIKPITRIAEIIAVAFAAVAGLVIVSDMGRPERLHHVFLYGRVQSPILWDVTVVSTYLVISFLLYLLPLIPDLAIARGRMSKAPKWQMKLYEILSFNWTHHPKQYKMLFNATRVLIILIIPTAFAIHTVTSWLLAVNSRSGWDSTIFGPYFLTGAFVTGMAAVIIAVFFFRNNYKLREYLHEPLFDKMGKLLEFVCVIYFYFNLNEFVVPAYKMKEFDAIHIHELFAGRHAVMFWFSQIFGLVIPMIVLLWKPFRKPLPLFIIALFVMVGAWLKRYIIVIPTMEHPFLPVQFLPNEWVVYQPTVIEGAVTAGSIILGIMIISVLAKLFPVIPIWEMAEEEEETKTKII from the coding sequence ATGTCGGATCATAATACTAAAATTAATAAGGAAAAGCTCGACAAAATAGCCACGGATGTGCTTAAACCGGTAGGGTTTAACAATGCCTTTGTAAATTGGATGCTGTTTTTAACCATGGCACTGCTGGCCTGTATTTATGCCTATATTATCCAGTATAACAAAGGATTGGTAGTTACCGGAATGCGCGATATGGTGAGCTGGGGCATGTACATTGCGAATTTTGTGTTTTTTGTTGCCACCGCACTGGTGGGTATGCTCATAAGTGGCGTTATTGGCTTGTTGGGTTATCAATGGATAAAACCCATTACCCGAATTGCAGAGATTATTGCCGTGGCCTTTGCTGCTGTTGCAGGATTAGTCATTGTTTCGGACATGGGACGACCCGAACGTTTGCATCATGTATTTTTATATGGTCGGGTGCAGTCGCCTATATTATGGGATGTAACGGTGGTGAGTACCTACCTGGTTATCAGCTTCCTGCTGTACTTACTGCCCTTGATACCTGATTTGGCTATAGCACGGGGCAGGATGTCGAAAGCGCCTAAATGGCAAATGAAGCTCTACGAAATCCTGTCTTTTAACTGGACGCACCATCCCAAGCAATATAAAATGCTGTTTAATGCCACGCGCGTGCTAATCATTTTAATTATCCCAACAGCCTTTGCCATTCATACGGTTACTTCATGGTTGCTGGCGGTAAACTCGCGCAGCGGCTGGGACAGCACCATTTTTGGTCCCTACTTTTTAACGGGAGCTTTTGTTACCGGTATGGCTGCAGTTATTATTGCCGTATTCTTTTTCCGAAACAACTATAAATTGCGCGAATATCTTCACGAGCCTTTGTTTGATAAGATGGGCAAATTGTTGGAGTTTGTTTGTGTAATATATTTTTATTTTAACCTGAACGAGTTTGTGGTACCTGCCTATAAAATGAAGGAGTTTGATGCCATACACATACATGAGCTCTTTGCGGGCAGACATGCCGTTATGTTCTGGTTTTCGCAAATATTTGGTTTGGTGATACCTATGATTGTATTGTTATGGAAGCCTTTCCGTAAACCATTACCCTTATTTATCATCGCCTTGTTTGTAATGGTAGGTGCCTGGTTAAAACGCTATATCATCGTTATCCCCACCATGGAACATCCCTTTTTGCCTGTACAGTTCTTACCTAACGAGTGGGTGGTGTATCAACCTACTGTTATTGAGGGGGCAGTTACCGCCGGCTCCATTATATTGGGTATAATGATTATATCGGTGCTGGCCAAGCTGTTCCCGGTAATACCCATCTGGGAAATGGCAGAAGAAGAGGAAGAAACTAAAACCAAAATTATTTAA